A genome region from Nycticebus coucang isolate mNycCou1 chromosome 4, mNycCou1.pri, whole genome shotgun sequence includes the following:
- the COQ5 gene encoding 2-methoxy-6-polyprenyl-1,4-benzoquinol methylase, mitochondrial isoform X1, whose translation MAAPRSCGLRSYCYLGWSRAMRGCQLPGLRSYWPGGPLATRLLSQEKPATETHFGFETISEKEKQGKVYQVFESVAKKYDLMNDAMSLGIHRVWKDLLLWKMHPLPGTQLLDVAGGTGDIAFRFLNYVQAQHQRKQKRQLRAQQNLSWEEIAKKYQNREDSLGGSHVIVCDINKEMLKMGKQKAFAQGHKAGLMWVLGDAEELPFDDDKFDIYTIAFGIRNVTHIDRALQEAHRVLKPGGRFLCLEFSQVNNPLISRLYDLYSFQVIPVLGEVIAGDWKSYQYLIESIRRFPSQEEFKEMIEDGGFHKVTYESLTSGIVAIHSGFKL comes from the exons ATGGCGGCCCCCAGAAGCTGCGGTCTACGGAGCTACTGTTATCTTGGATGGTCGCGGGCGATGCGGGGCTGCCAGCTCCCTGGGCTTCGTAGCTACTGGCCCGGGGGTCCATTGGCTACGCGGCTCTTGTCCCAAGAGAAGCCGGCAACGGAAACGCACTTCGGCTTTGAGACCATATCGGAGAAGGAGAAGCAGGGCAAAG TCTATCAGGTGTTTGAAAGTGTGGCCAAGAAGTATGATTTGATGAATGATGCAATGTCTCTTGGTATCCATCGTGTTTGGAAGGATTTGCTACTCTGGAAGATGCATCCACTTCCCGGGACCCAGCTGCTTGATGTTGCTGGAGGCACAG GTGACATTGCATTCCGGTTCCTTAATTATGTTCAGGCACAGCATCAGAGAAAGCAGAAGAGGCAGTTAAGGGCTCAACAAAATTTATCCTGGGAAGAAATTGCCAAAAAGTACCAGAACCGAGAGGATTCCTTGGGTGGTTCCCATGTCATTGTGTGTGACATCAACAAGGAGATGCTAAAGATGGGAAAGCAGAAAGCATTTGCTCAAGGACACAAAGCTG GACTCATGTGGGTATTAGGAGATGCTGAAGAACTGCCCTTTGATGATGACAAGTTTGATATTTACACTATAGCCTTTGGGATCCGGAATGTCACACACATTGATCGG GCCCTCCAGGAAGCCCATCGGGTCCTGAAACCAGGAGGACGGTTTCTCTGCTTGGAGTTTAGCCAAGTGAACAATCCCCTCATATCCAG GCTTTATGATTTATACAGCTTCCAGGTCATTCCTGTCCTTGGAGAAGTCATTGCAGGAGACTGGAAGTCCTATCAATACCTCATAGAGAGTATCCGAAGGTTCCCATCTCAG GAAGAATTCAAGGAGATGATAGAAGATGGAGGTTTCCACAAGGTGACTTATGAAAGTCTAACATCAGGCATTGTGGCCATTCATTCTGGCTTCAAACTTTAA
- the COQ5 gene encoding 2-methoxy-6-polyprenyl-1,4-benzoquinol methylase, mitochondrial isoform X2 encodes MAAPRSCGLRSYCYLGWSRAMRGCQLPGLRSYWPGGPLATRLLSQEKPATETHFGFETISEKEKQGKVYQVFESVAKKYDLMNDAMSLGIHRVWKDLLLWKMHPLPGTQLLDVAGGTGDIAFRFLNYVQAQHQRKQKRQLRAQQNLSWEEIAKKYQNREDSLGGSHVIVCDINKEMLKMGKQKAFAQGHKAGLMWVLGDAEELPFDDDKFDIYTIAFGIRNVTHIDRALQEAHRVLKPGGRFLCLEFSQVNNPLISRLYDLYSFQVIPVLGEVIAGDWKSYQYLIESIRRFPSQV; translated from the exons ATGGCGGCCCCCAGAAGCTGCGGTCTACGGAGCTACTGTTATCTTGGATGGTCGCGGGCGATGCGGGGCTGCCAGCTCCCTGGGCTTCGTAGCTACTGGCCCGGGGGTCCATTGGCTACGCGGCTCTTGTCCCAAGAGAAGCCGGCAACGGAAACGCACTTCGGCTTTGAGACCATATCGGAGAAGGAGAAGCAGGGCAAAG TCTATCAGGTGTTTGAAAGTGTGGCCAAGAAGTATGATTTGATGAATGATGCAATGTCTCTTGGTATCCATCGTGTTTGGAAGGATTTGCTACTCTGGAAGATGCATCCACTTCCCGGGACCCAGCTGCTTGATGTTGCTGGAGGCACAG GTGACATTGCATTCCGGTTCCTTAATTATGTTCAGGCACAGCATCAGAGAAAGCAGAAGAGGCAGTTAAGGGCTCAACAAAATTTATCCTGGGAAGAAATTGCCAAAAAGTACCAGAACCGAGAGGATTCCTTGGGTGGTTCCCATGTCATTGTGTGTGACATCAACAAGGAGATGCTAAAGATGGGAAAGCAGAAAGCATTTGCTCAAGGACACAAAGCTG GACTCATGTGGGTATTAGGAGATGCTGAAGAACTGCCCTTTGATGATGACAAGTTTGATATTTACACTATAGCCTTTGGGATCCGGAATGTCACACACATTGATCGG GCCCTCCAGGAAGCCCATCGGGTCCTGAAACCAGGAGGACGGTTTCTCTGCTTGGAGTTTAGCCAAGTGAACAATCCCCTCATATCCAG GCTTTATGATTTATACAGCTTCCAGGTCATTCCTGTCCTTGGAGAAGTCATTGCAGGAGACTGGAAGTCCTATCAATACCTCATAGAGAGTATCCGAAGGTTCCCATCTCAG gtatAA